The genomic stretch GTTAGAATAGTATGtatggcctggtgtgatggctaaaATTGGTAAATCCTTCACTGGTAAAAATTGGCACAGATCTTTGGTGCTAGCAGGCTGGATCTTTATTACCTAAGGGTCAGTAACTGATGCCTTGCCTATTTCAGTAAGTTATTGCTGTCAACGAGTATTTGCAGATGAGTAAAATGCTACTAGCAAGTGTTTTAAAGGGATAAGATACTAAAATTTTTGACCAAATGAGTAGATACTTAGTAACCACCAGGGGGCAGGTTCAATACATCCCACAGAATGGCTGAGAATGATCCTTAAATTTTTAAGAAGCAGAAACCCTACAAAGCCAGTTCTGGACCTAGAACTTAGCAAGTTTAAGTTTAATTAGCTTGTGATTCCTCTGAaactcatttattattatttttttttaagatttactcattttattacagccagatatacacagaggaggagagacagagaggaagatcttccgtccgatgattcactccccaagtgagctgcaacgggccaatgcgcgccgatccaatgccgggaacctggaacctcttccgggtctcccacgcgggtgcagggtcccaatgcattgggccgtcctcaactgctttcccaggccacaagcagggagctggatgggaagtggagctgccaggattagaaccggtgcccatatgggatcctggtgctttcaaggcgaggactttagccgctaggccacgccgccgggcccgaaactcATTTATTGACTAATGGGATATGAGATGATGGCCCATAAACTTCACCATTGGGTATAAGTAGTTTTCACCTTGGGGAGTGCCTTTTCTACAGTCGTCTTACCAGTTGGGTTGCACATTATGTGGTCGTCCAAACAACTCAATCTTGCGAGTGCCTGGGGAGAGTCTCTCGATCATGCCATAGATTTCATCTGGTTTGTGACTAGTGGAACGAACCTGGGAGGAAATAAAGACTCCAGCTACCATTTATAAAAGATTGTACTTCTAGCCTCTCCCACTATCTCTATGATCCAACTGAGAACAGATGAGAATATACTTAACACAAAATAACTGACACCAATGAAAATGTTGATGCCCAAGGAAGCACATACCTCAGCTACGATCACATCACAGTCTAGACCCTGGTTGAAGCCTTGGGGATTTCCTTTGACACCAACCTGCTCACCACAGAGAACAGGTGACCTTATGAAACAACAGTCTTTGACATTAGAAATCAAACTATTCCTTTTATGCTCCACCCACCAACTTGGGTCCTACTGCTGCTCACCAAGCAATGTTCTTTCCCATGGTTCAACCAGTGACCAGTACGGCCTGTCCGAATGATTCGTTGCAGTTGATTTGTCTTCACCCAGATAATTTCATCTACCCGTTCATAACTGAAGCGTGAAAAAGAGAACTAGAATTTTAGCCAGGTCTTCAGTTTTGGAGCAGTTCCACTGAAATATCCCTGTGTAAATATTAGGCctataaaaattcagaatttcgCTCAAAAGAAAGCAATTGCTACTCACCCCCAGAGATTCAGACATTCTCTGCCCAACTCCATCGCCCTAGGAAGAGGTAAGGAATAAACAATTACTTGTTTGCTGATATTCTTTTCTTCTCAAGAGATGTGCTTTGTTAGAATCATCTTTTTAGTAAACACTGACATGCAGGACAGGATTGGGGCAATAGGGTATAActaagaatgaaaagataaaacacAGTATCTAATCTCAGTGACCTACCCTTTTTTCAATGAACAAATGAAGAGTTAAATATAATTCACAGTATCATGTGTGTTATAAACAGGCACTGGGGCTCCGTAGGGAGGGGGAAAAGGCGGAGTCATACATTCATAGGAGCTAGGAAAACCCAGGATTTTATCTCCCGCCCAGGGCTTCCACTATTACAAAcggtcttcagaaagttcgtggaaatgtgtattatgaaaccttttgattccactttccatgaacttttggaaggttCCTATAATTCTGTCCATACCTACGTATCTTTGAACTGCATTACCTGCCTGTgacccagaggaagagaaagCCATCATCCTGTAGTACTGGTATGTTGAGCCTGCGCATCTCATCATCTGTCAGGGTCCCATAGGGCAGCTCCATGTGAATATCCCAGGGTGGGTCAGCCATCACAACTGCAAACTTGCCCAAGATACTGACGTCCAGGTAGCGGATATCACAACAGATCCACTGCATGAGGTGGTATTTGgtcatctttccttccttcacgTTCAGATTCATGGCCCCAGTCCCCCTTTTGCATTTCATTCTCCTGCTCCCTTATTAAGCCTATCTCTTCCCACTCCACTCCCAATCAGCAACAAAGACTGCTGAATCACACCTGCTTTCCTACATGTGTGGCTGCCTTACTCAGAAGTAAGTCTGTAAGAAGAGTTTTCTCAGGTACCTGAGGAGGGAAGAGTCGGTCTGCATTAGAGTCACCGCCAACACTCTGTGtaagagcaagttcctggcttggcGTATGGTCTTTGCTGCCAGGAGCTTCAGAATCCATGCAAGCATCAATTTCATAGTGAACATATTTGCAGGTATCCATGTGGAAACATGTGTTCAGGAAAGAACAGTCACCTAAGGACTCATCAGTGTGCTTATTGATAATTCGTCTGGGGAAATGAAAAGGGACAATTAGAATCAAGATAGTGCTTTAGGAGAATGTCCCACAGTACAAGTTCCAAATGGTTTCAAAGTGTCCTTTTATTACCCTTAATTTTCTCTCATTAGAGCTTCCGCCAATAGTTTTACAAGAAGGGAGGCAGACGACATGGATAATCCACATTAAATAATTCGAATTCCTGTCTAAGCAAAGACATGGCTACCTTCTCTCACTACAGAAAGGAATTCTATCCAGGAGGACTTGATTGGCCAGAATGAAATACAGATCCAGTAGGCTTCAATCTCTGTGTATGTTAAGATCCTCCCAGAGAACCTTGAAGTTTCACTGTGGTTCAGATCCACTTGCCTTGTTACTACAAAAAGGGGACACTTTAGGAAATCTTCCGTCTCTGGGAGAACAGCCTTTATGCTTCACACAATGCCACTTGTAAAAGTATGCCTAAAGTATGTCTTCAGAGACTGGAGGACTCAGTCAACACATGAATTGATAGGATTAAGGAGAGGGCACCCAGTGAGTAGAATGAATACATTGAAAAGGAATGACTGCTTCTCAGAAACCCATCCCACTTCATGCCTTCCCAAGAGACCTGAAGTGCAGCTTGCGACAGGGTCGATCGGCATCACTGGCTTTCATGCACTCTTCCTTGGTTCCATAGTCACAGAATTCCTGCACTTGTGCCCTTCCTCGTGAGCGAAACTTTTCAACAATGGACTGTTCCTTGGCTGTTGTGGTATTTAATAGCTCTAGGATCTCCTGACTGACCTGTGACAGAAAAAACCCTGGTCTTAAAAGGGTGTGTAgatcaaattattttataatccCCATAAATTGTTTATATGAACTAACGGTATGGAAAAACTGGAGCCCTAAAAGATTTGTCTCCAGATCAAATATGCTTTGGTTTGGAATTAATTACTAAGACTAGTTGCTACTGTTAAATTCCTTCCCAGAAAAACcactcatttttttattggatacTAAGCCAAGCAAACTGCTAACACTCTATTtatctttataattttataagGAGAAGCAGGGGGCATTTTGATTATCCTCCCATTACAGATGAGAAGGTTAACCCATTTAAGCTCACAACAAAAAGTGGCAAAAGGAAGTAAACTCATGTGGGTCCAACAGTTGGAACCACTGTAAGGCTAATTCACACTGTTTAGTCATCAATTTCTATGACTGCCAATCCATATGACTGTCTTCAGTATTCCTCTAAATTCATTGCCCTGTATTTCTGCATTTGTATTATCCTGATTAGAGCATTATTCCAAATAAATTCAGTGACAGTTTCTCTAAGTCAGGGTCTCTCATTGGCATTACTGCCATTTTGATTTTGGGATAGACACTTCCTGAGACTGGGAGGGGCGAGGTGGGATGGCAGCGAGAGAAGTTGCTTTACTATTATACAATGTAGTAGCATAAATATCAGCAGCCCTGTTCTGAGCCACTAGATACAAGTAGCACTCCCTCATGTAACAACCAAAAAATGTGTCCAAACTGCCAGAGTCCTTGGTGGAGTATGGGGGTAGTGCAAAACCATTCCCACTTAGGAACTACTGCTCTAAACCCTCAATTCTAAAACAGCTTTCATTAAGGGCACATCCTTCTCAATCAAAGCTCTAATTCAGAGCATGCTGTGAGAGTATTTCCATAGGACCCCTACCTTCTTGCTCTGTTGTTCCTTTGTAGACTGTTGGTTCAGAAGACTCTCTATCTCCAGATCAACATCCGAGGCGGCATGTTTCCTTGACTTCTTGGCTGGCTCTTTGACTTGTTCTGATGCTGAAGAGGCCAGTCCAGAGGTTAGAGAGCTAGCAAAGGGAGCTGCTGCTGCGGAGTCCTGCTCTGCACGCCGCTTCTGCCCTGCAACAGTCCCCGCTCCCTCCCCAGGGCCTTTCTTTtctgccacagcacccatcatgGCAGAGAGCTTGGAATGGTCGGCATAGGTCACAAGAGTGGGATGCGCATCATCTTGCAGGAGACCTCGCTTGACCTCAATCAACTCCTGAGCTGCAAACTTCTGGAGGAGGCTTTCCACTCCATCTTGAGTGGCAGGGGCATCTGGCTACAAAACAAGGGAAGGATAAAGCAATATGAAGCTTAGCATGACCTGAATGTAAGAGGTAGATCCCTACTCTACCCAGGCATTACCGTGGAGATGGCAAGACGGATGGATACAGCATCAGTGGGCAGTGTTAAGGTCAGATCAGAAAGATGATGTAGCAACTTCTTCTCTAATTCAGGATCTGTAGCTAATTCAGGAATTGCTGAAGCTGTACTGGGCTTGGGGCCACCAGAGGTGGGTGCAGCAGGCACTGGGCTGTCACTACGGAAGGTTGGGGACAGAGCTGCCTCTGGATTCCTTAGATCTAAGAGTAAAGAGAAGTGAAAATCAAAATGGGCAATCACTGTTGATTTACACATTCCTCCAGAGTCAAATACTCTAGCATTTGCAGCATACGCATCTTCCATTTAGTGGAGGAAATTCTGTGATGGAATTCAGCACTAGATTCTCTTTCTTCAATCAAACTCAAGCATTCACTGCTTTGCTGAATTAATCCAGGGCTTTCTGAGCACCACCTACCTACCTCTCCCTCTGAATGAGAGGTGTGTCCTAATTCCTTTTCTGTGCTATGtttcaaaggaaataaattagCATAGCATGTGTAAATGTATTCATCACTTCCTTTCACTCACTCTTAGGTGATGTTATCAACCTACATTTTAATAAAAGCCAGAAATATTTTTcaacaacctgagctggaatAAGATTCTTTCTCAGGCATAGGATTTGAATTATCAAGGATAACACAAGCCAACATACAAACTGACAGTTTTGAGGCAGAAATGTATGACCTTGGATGCTCATAAACACACAAGTCATACAGCTTGCTGAAGCTTTGGTCACCACGTGATGTTCTCTACTacactttgttttaaagatttatcttttatttttaattggaaagtcatatatatatatatatatatatatatatatatatatatatatatatatatataaagaggagagacagaaaagaagatcttccattcaatgatacactccccaagtgactgcaatgaccagagctaagccaatccgaagccaggaactcttccaggtctctaatgCGGATGAAGGGTCacaggttttggcccatccttgactgctttcccagacaagcagggagctggatgagaagcggggctgccgggagtagaaccagcacccatatgggcacacagggcatacaaggtgagaatttttagctgctagtctaccatactgggcccactTTCTACTACATTTTTAACATCTACTCTGTTTACAAGCTGAGTCCCTTCACAACCTTAATAATATTGAAGACATTCAGAACAAAATGTCACCTTTGAGCAAGCCTAGTACCTAGTTTCCTAGTTTAAACACAGATATTAAATTAAGCTCCTTAAAACCTGCAATGGAATTCTGCAAAGTAAAAACAACATATATGCTGATTTGTTTCACAATtagaaatattataaatattatggTTCCTCAGCAATTTGCACTTTATTAGCTGAATCTGCATAATCTGACTCCAGTTCCTAAGAAAATGGAGCTGAACTACTCCAATCATTTTTGCTAGAATATTTCATGAAAATAGTAATACAAAAATACTCACCACATCCTGTTTAGAATATACACTACATAATTCCAGAC from Ochotona princeps isolate mOchPri1 chromosome 6, mOchPri1.hap1, whole genome shotgun sequence encodes the following:
- the METTL3 gene encoding N6-adenosine-methyltransferase catalytic subunit; the protein is MSDTWSSIQAHKKQLDSLRERLQRRRKQDSGHLDLRNPEAALSPTFRSDSPVPAAPTSGGPKPSTASAIPELATDPELEKKLLHHLSDLTLTLPTDAVSIRLAISTPDAPATQDGVESLLQKFAAQELIEVKRGLLQDDAHPTLVTYADHSKLSAMMGAVAEKKGPGEGAGTVAGQKRRAEQDSAAAAPFASSLTSGLASSASEQVKEPAKKSRKHAASDVDLEIESLLNQQSTKEQQSKKVSQEILELLNTTTAKEQSIVEKFRSRGRAQVQEFCDYGTKEECMKASDADRPCRKLHFRRIINKHTDESLGDCSFLNTCFHMDTCKYVHYEIDACMDSEAPGSKDHTPSQELALTQSVGGDSNADRLFPPQWICCDIRYLDVSILGKFAVVMADPPWDIHMELPYGTLTDDEMRRLNIPVLQDDGFLFLWVTGRAMELGRECLNLWGYERVDEIIWVKTNQLQRIIRTGRTGHWLNHGKEHCLVGVKGNPQGFNQGLDCDVIVAEVRSTSHKPDEIYGMIERLSPGTRKIELFGRPHNVQPNWITLGNQLDGIHLLDPDVVARFKQRYPDGIISKPKNL